A DNA window from Bacteroides cellulosilyticus contains the following coding sequences:
- a CDS encoding beta-galactosidase: MSGMLFAQSTWFNDKDLTLTGVYYYPEHWDESQWERDFKQMHGLGFEFTHFAEFAWAQLEPEEGKFDFAWLDKAVALADKYKLKVVMCTSTATPPVWLSRKYPEILIKYEDGTLLDHGARQHASFASPRYRELSYKMIEKLAQHYGNDPRIVGWQLDNEPAVQFDYNQSAEVAFRDFLRNKYHNNIKELNDAWGTAFWSEVYSAFDEITLPKTAQMFMNHHQILDYRRFAARQTNDFLNEQCLLIKKYARNQWVTTNYIPNYDEGHIGGSPDLDFVSYTRYMVYGDNEGIGRRGYRVGNPLRIAFANDFFRPVQGTYGVMELQPGQVNWGSINPQPLPGAVRLWLWSVFAGGSDFICTYRYRQPLYGTEQYHYGIANTDGTTITPGGREFEQFIKEVKLLRTQAKARDVKPADYQARRTAILFNHENAWSIERQKQNRTWNTMAHIDKYYRTLKSFGAPVDIINESKDLSQYPVVIAPAYQMADKALADRWSEYVKNGGNLVLTCRTAQKDRYGRLPEAPFGSLIYDLTGNEMEFYDLLLPEEPGKFVMDGKEYTWNTWGEILKPGKDCQSWGKYIEEFYEGKPAITTRKLGKGTITYIGIDSTDGTLERDVLTKLYAKLNIPVMDLPYGVTMEYRNGLGIVLNYSDKPYSFTLPEGAKALIGTTEIPTAGVLVFALR; encoded by the coding sequence ATGAGCGGAATGCTCTTTGCACAGTCCACTTGGTTCAATGACAAAGACCTCACCCTAACCGGTGTCTACTACTATCCCGAACATTGGGACGAAAGCCAGTGGGAACGCGACTTCAAGCAAATGCACGGCTTAGGCTTTGAGTTCACCCACTTCGCCGAATTCGCCTGGGCACAATTGGAACCGGAAGAAGGTAAATTTGATTTTGCCTGGCTGGACAAAGCAGTCGCTCTGGCAGATAAATACAAACTAAAAGTAGTGATGTGTACCTCCACCGCCACCCCACCCGTCTGGTTAAGCCGCAAATATCCTGAAATCCTGATTAAATACGAAGATGGAACACTCCTCGACCACGGTGCACGCCAGCATGCCTCGTTCGCTTCTCCCCGCTATCGGGAGCTTTCCTACAAGATGATAGAAAAACTGGCACAACATTATGGCAACGATCCCCGCATCGTGGGCTGGCAACTCGACAATGAGCCTGCCGTACAATTCGATTATAACCAGTCCGCGGAAGTAGCGTTCCGTGATTTCCTGAGGAATAAATATCATAATAATATCAAAGAATTGAATGATGCCTGGGGCACTGCTTTCTGGAGTGAAGTCTACTCTGCTTTCGATGAAATCACTCTCCCCAAGACTGCACAGATGTTTATGAATCATCACCAGATACTGGATTACCGGCGCTTTGCAGCCCGGCAGACCAATGATTTCCTGAACGAGCAATGCCTGCTGATTAAGAAGTATGCCCGCAACCAATGGGTAACCACCAATTATATTCCCAACTACGATGAAGGACACATCGGTGGAAGTCCCGATCTGGACTTTGTGAGCTACACCCGCTACATGGTTTACGGTGACAACGAAGGTATCGGGCGTCGCGGATACCGGGTAGGAAACCCTCTACGCATCGCTTTCGCCAACGATTTTTTCCGTCCCGTACAGGGAACTTACGGTGTGATGGAGTTGCAACCGGGACAAGTGAATTGGGGAAGTATCAATCCGCAACCTCTTCCCGGTGCTGTCCGGCTATGGCTTTGGAGCGTATTTGCGGGCGGAAGTGATTTTATTTGCACATACCGTTATCGCCAACCGCTTTACGGAACAGAACAATATCATTACGGAATTGCGAATACGGACGGAACAACCATCACTCCCGGAGGACGTGAATTCGAGCAATTCATCAAGGAAGTGAAGCTACTGCGCACGCAGGCAAAGGCACGTGATGTGAAGCCTGCCGATTATCAAGCCCGTCGCACCGCCATTCTTTTCAACCATGAAAACGCATGGAGCATCGAAAGGCAGAAGCAAAACCGCACCTGGAATACAATGGCACACATTGACAAGTATTACCGTACCCTAAAAAGCTTCGGTGCCCCGGTCGATATCATCAATGAAAGCAAAGACCTGTCACAGTATCCGGTAGTCATCGCCCCTGCCTATCAGATGGCGGACAAGGCATTGGCAGACCGTTGGAGTGAGTACGTAAAGAACGGAGGTAATTTAGTATTAACCTGCCGCACGGCACAGAAAGACCGTTACGGACGTTTACCGGAAGCCCCTTTCGGCTCGCTTATCTACGACCTGACGGGAAATGAAATGGAGTTTTACGACTTGCTTCTCCCCGAAGAACCGGGAAAGTTTGTGATGGATGGCAAAGAATACACCTGGAACACTTGGGGAGAAATACTAAAACCGGGCAAGGATTGCCAGAGCTGGGGGAAGTATATCGAAGAATTTTATGAAGGAAAACCGGCCATTACTACCCGTAAACTTGGCAAAGGTACTATCACATACATAGGAATCGACAGCACGGACGGAACCTTGGAAAGAGATGTTCTTACAAAACTCTATGCGAAACTGAATATCCCTGTAATGGATCTGCCCTATGGTGTGACAATGGAATACCGCAACGGTTTGGGGATAGTCCTTAATTATAGCGACAAGCCCTATAGCTTTACCCTCCCTGAAGGAGCCAAAGCTTTGATCGGAACTACAGAGATTCCGACAGCAGGCGTACTGGTGTTTGCTTTAAGGTGA
- a CDS encoding glycoside hydrolase family 88 protein, with amino-acid sequence MKKKLIGVFLLMSLVCGSISAQGLPDRKETLETLIKVNNYFMKKYADYRTPSYNGIIRPSNIWTRGVYYEGLMALHSVFPREEYYDYAYQWADYHKWGMRNGNTTRNADDQCCGQVYIELYNICPDPEMIKNIKVNIDMVVNTPQVNDWWWVDAIQMAMPIYAKLGKLTGERKYTDKMWELYSYTRNEYAKNGLFNPKDGLWWRDHDFVPPYKEPNGEDCYWSRGNGWAYAALVRVLEEIPADEVHRADYVNDFLAMSKAIKKCQRRDGFWNVSLHDETNFGGKETSGTALFVYGMAWGVRNGLLDKKEYLPVLLKAWNAMVQDAVHPDGCLGYVQGTGKEPKDGQPVTYDRIPDFEDYGIGCFLLAGTEVYKLN; translated from the coding sequence ATGAAAAAGAAGCTAATAGGAGTTTTCCTTCTAATGAGTCTCGTTTGCGGAAGCATCAGTGCGCAAGGATTGCCTGACAGGAAAGAGACGCTCGAAACCTTAATAAAAGTGAATAATTACTTCATGAAGAAGTACGCGGACTATCGTACTCCGTCTTATAATGGTATTATTCGTCCCAGCAATATTTGGACAAGGGGAGTGTACTATGAAGGGCTGATGGCGTTGCACTCCGTTTTTCCTCGGGAAGAGTATTATGATTACGCTTATCAGTGGGCCGATTATCATAAATGGGGAATGCGTAACGGGAATACTACCCGCAATGCGGACGACCAGTGCTGCGGACAGGTTTATATCGAATTGTATAATATCTGTCCTGACCCGGAGATGATTAAGAATATCAAGGTCAATATTGACATGGTGGTTAATACTCCGCAGGTGAATGATTGGTGGTGGGTGGATGCCATACAGATGGCGATGCCTATTTATGCTAAGTTGGGTAAACTGACAGGAGAGCGGAAATATACTGATAAAATGTGGGAATTGTATAGCTATACCCGCAATGAATATGCCAAGAACGGACTGTTCAACCCTAAAGACGGGCTGTGGTGGAGAGATCATGATTTTGTTCCGCCTTATAAAGAACCGAATGGGGAAGATTGTTATTGGAGTAGGGGCAATGGTTGGGCTTATGCCGCACTGGTACGGGTGTTGGAAGAAATTCCGGCGGATGAGGTGCATCGTGCGGATTATGTCAATGACTTTCTGGCTATGAGTAAGGCAATAAAGAAATGTCAGCGTAGGGATGGTTTCTGGAATGTGAGTTTGCATGATGAGACAAACTTCGGTGGGAAAGAGACAAGCGGTACGGCTTTGTTCGTTTATGGAATGGCTTGGGGCGTGCGTAATGGCTTGTTGGATAAAAAAGAGTATCTTCCGGTATTGCTGAAGGCCTGGAATGCGATGGTGCAGGATGCTGTTCATCCGGACGGGTGTCTGGGGTATGTACAGGGAACGGGAAAGGAACCAAAGGATGGCCAGCCGGTGACTTATGATAGAATACCTGATTTTGAGGATTATGGTATAGGATGTTTCTTGCTGGCTGGTACGGAAGTGTATAAATTGAATTAA
- a CDS encoding rhamnogalacturonan acetylesterase, producing the protein MRQLIALIILGLSITLNAGAQSYKFDFTSGKKTKDGYIKITSADRYTNAKGYGYDLSPSPDGKNHTPFFFSVAVPDGNYHVTAIIGSKRSAGETTLRGESRRLFYENVKTKKGELLPCSFTINKRDIHISDKEDVRIKPRERSKLNWDDKLTLEFNGDTPQLTELIIERIENVPTVFLCGNSTVVDQDNEPWASWGQMVPRFFTDSICFANYAESGESANTFIAAGRLKKALTQMKSGDYIFMEFGHNDQKQKGPGKGAFYSFMTSLKTFVDEARARGVHPVLVTPTQRRSFDENGKIKDTHLDFPDAVRWLAEKENIPLIDLHAMTRILYEAMGVEESKHAFVHYPANTYPGQDKPLADNTHFNPYGAYQIAKCVIEGMKQAGLPLVKYLRTDNEGYDPACPDARETFKWNESPFTELEKPDGN; encoded by the coding sequence ATGAGACAGCTTATTGCATTAATAATTTTAGGACTATCTATAACTTTGAATGCCGGAGCACAAAGTTACAAGTTCGACTTTACCTCCGGTAAGAAAACGAAGGACGGATATATCAAGATAACATCTGCTGATCGGTATACCAATGCGAAAGGCTACGGATATGATCTCTCTCCGTCTCCGGATGGAAAGAACCACACTCCTTTCTTCTTTTCAGTTGCCGTACCGGACGGGAACTATCACGTCACAGCCATCATCGGCAGTAAACGCAGTGCAGGAGAGACGACACTTCGAGGAGAATCACGCCGTCTCTTTTACGAAAATGTAAAAACAAAGAAAGGAGAATTGCTTCCTTGTTCCTTTACCATTAACAAACGCGATATCCACATCTCCGACAAAGAAGATGTGCGCATCAAGCCGCGCGAACGCAGCAAGCTGAATTGGGATGACAAACTGACTTTAGAGTTTAACGGAGATACTCCTCAGCTGACCGAACTAATAATTGAGCGTATAGAAAATGTTCCTACAGTCTTTTTATGCGGTAACTCCACTGTAGTGGATCAGGATAATGAACCCTGGGCAAGTTGGGGACAGATGGTTCCCCGTTTCTTTACCGATAGCATTTGCTTTGCCAACTATGCCGAATCCGGAGAGTCTGCCAATACTTTCATTGCTGCCGGGCGTTTGAAGAAAGCCTTGACGCAGATGAAATCGGGAGATTATATCTTCATGGAGTTCGGACACAACGATCAGAAGCAGAAAGGTCCCGGTAAAGGTGCCTTCTATTCTTTTATGACGAGTTTGAAAACCTTTGTTGATGAAGCCCGTGCCCGTGGAGTGCACCCCGTATTGGTAACTCCTACCCAAAGACGCAGCTTCGATGAAAATGGAAAGATTAAAGATACCCATCTCGACTTTCCCGATGCAGTGCGCTGGCTGGCGGAAAAGGAAAATATTCCTTTGATAGACCTGCATGCCATGACGCGTATTCTGTATGAGGCTATGGGAGTGGAGGAATCCAAGCATGCTTTCGTACACTATCCTGCCAATACCTATCCGGGACAAGACAAACCTTTGGCGGATAATACTCATTTTAATCCGTATGGTGCTTATCAGATAGCCAAATGCGTTATTGAAGGAATGAAACAAGCCGGATTGCCTTTGGTGAAGTATTTACGGACGGATAATGAAGGATATGATCCTGCCTGTCCGGATGCTCGCGAAACTTTTAAGTGGAATGAAAGTCCGTTTACGGAACTGGAAAAGCCGGACGGTAATTGA
- a CDS encoding Crp/Fnr family transcriptional regulator produces METMYDTLLQLPLFQGLAHEDFTNILGKVKLHFTKHKAGETLVKKGTTCGQLIFILNGEIASSTSSTDNSYTFTEYFQAPYLIEPQSLFGMNTSYVSTHIARTEVNTVTISKAFVMNDLFRYEIFRLNYMNIISNRAQTCYNRLWTKVPEKLEARIADFILSHIERPSGEKILKIKMEELANAINDTRLGVSKALNGMQEDGLLELHRGEIVIPDIERLIP; encoded by the coding sequence ATGGAAACGATGTATGACACCCTGCTCCAATTGCCACTGTTTCAAGGACTCGCTCATGAGGACTTCACTAATATATTGGGAAAAGTAAAATTACATTTCACCAAGCATAAAGCTGGAGAAACTTTAGTAAAAAAAGGAACAACATGTGGACAGTTAATATTTATCTTGAACGGGGAAATCGCTTCATCCACCTCATCCACAGATAACTCTTACACCTTCACGGAGTATTTTCAGGCACCATACCTGATTGAACCGCAATCTTTGTTCGGCATGAATACGTCTTACGTATCCACTCACATAGCTCGTACAGAAGTAAATACCGTAACTATCAGTAAGGCATTTGTGATGAACGACCTGTTCAGATATGAAATTTTCCGCCTCAACTATATGAATATCATCAGTAACCGGGCCCAAACGTGCTATAACCGTTTGTGGACGAAAGTTCCGGAGAAGCTCGAAGCGCGGATCGCAGATTTTATCCTCTCCCACATCGAACGTCCTTCCGGAGAAAAGATACTGAAAATCAAGATGGAAGAACTTGCAAATGCCATCAATGATACACGATTGGGAGTATCGAAAGCATTGAATGGCATGCAAGAAGACGGCCTGTTGGAATTACACCGGGGAGAAATAGTGATTCCGGATATAGAGAGGTTGATTCCCTAA
- a CDS encoding MarC family protein, which translates to MFAAFNLQQMISAFIVLFAVIDIIGSIPIIINLKEKGKEVNALKATLISFALLIGFFYAGDMMLKLFHVDIESFAVAGAFVIFLMSLEMILDVEIFKNQGPIKEATLVPLVFPLLAGAGAFTTLLSLRAEYASVNIIIALVLNMIWVYFVVSMTGRVERFLGKGGIYIIRKFFGIILLAISVRLFMANITLLVEALHKT; encoded by the coding sequence ATGTTTGCAGCATTCAATTTACAACAAATGATCAGTGCTTTTATTGTACTGTTCGCAGTTATCGATATCATTGGTTCTATTCCTATCATCATCAATTTGAAGGAAAAAGGCAAAGAAGTGAACGCGCTGAAGGCTACGTTAATATCTTTTGCATTGTTGATTGGCTTTTTCTACGCAGGAGACATGATGCTAAAGTTATTTCATGTAGATATTGAATCGTTTGCCGTGGCCGGTGCATTTGTTATCTTCCTGATGTCACTGGAAATGATTCTGGATGTAGAGATATTTAAGAATCAGGGACCTATTAAGGAAGCTACTTTAGTGCCGCTGGTTTTCCCGTTGCTGGCGGGTGCCGGTGCATTTACCACCTTGCTTTCCCTCCGTGCGGAGTATGCCAGTGTCAATATAATCATCGCTTTGGTGCTGAATATGATATGGGTGTATTTTGTTGTTAGTATGACCGGGCGTGTGGAACGCTTCCTGGGTAAGGGCGGTATTTATATTATCCGTAAGTTTTTCGGTATCATTCTGCTGGCTATTTCGGTGAGGCTGTTTATGGCGAACATTACGTTGCTGGTGGAGGCGTTACATAAAACATAA
- a CDS encoding LysO family transporter — MFKILGLMILGIIIGYGLRRISFLRKVEVSISYTVFLLLFVLGVTIGSNRLIVDNLFSFGWQAALLALSATVGSILASWLVLKLFFTSKKKKV, encoded by the coding sequence ATGTTTAAAATACTTGGCCTGATGATCTTAGGCATAATAATCGGTTATGGTTTGCGTCGTATTTCGTTTTTGCGCAAAGTGGAGGTATCCATATCTTATACAGTATTTTTGTTACTGTTTGTTTTGGGCGTTACTATAGGGTCCAACAGACTGATTGTAGATAATCTGTTTTCTTTTGGATGGCAGGCAGCATTATTGGCTTTATCTGCTACTGTAGGGAGCATTTTGGCTTCATGGCTTGTATTAAAATTGTTTTTCACTTCTAAAAAGAAAAAGGTATGA
- a CDS encoding lysine exporter LysO family protein — MKDSLIVLGFFVGGCLLGALGYLPVDLKTGNMSIYILYALMFQIGISIGSNKELKSMISQLRLKFLLIPLATIGGTLLFSALASLLLSRWSIFDCMAVGSGFAYYSLSSVLITQFKEASIGLQLATELGTIALLANIFREMMALLGAPLLVRYFGRLAPISAAGVNSMDVILPVITRYSGKEMVPIAIFHGLLIDMSVPFFVSMFCKL; from the coding sequence ATGAAAGATAGTTTGATTGTATTGGGATTTTTTGTGGGCGGATGCCTTTTGGGAGCTTTGGGATATCTCCCGGTGGATTTGAAGACAGGTAATATGTCTATCTATATATTGTATGCATTGATGTTCCAGATCGGTATCAGCATCGGTTCCAATAAGGAACTGAAGAGCATGATTTCTCAGCTCCGCCTGAAGTTCTTGCTGATTCCGTTGGCTACTATCGGTGGAACTCTGCTTTTCTCTGCATTGGCCAGTCTGCTGCTTAGCCGTTGGAGTATATTTGACTGTATGGCGGTGGGAAGTGGTTTTGCTTATTACTCTCTTTCTTCTGTGCTGATAACACAGTTCAAGGAAGCTTCAATCGGACTTCAACTGGCTACGGAGTTGGGGACAATTGCTCTGCTGGCCAATATATTCAGGGAAATGATGGCTCTGCTGGGTGCACCGCTATTGGTACGATACTTCGGCAGATTGGCACCTATATCAGCTGCTGGTGTCAATTCAATGGATGTGATATTGCCTGTAATTACCCGCTATTCCGGGAAAGAGATGGTGCCTATAGCTATTTTCCATGGCTTACTCATTGATATGAGTGTACCATTCTTTGTTTCTATGTTTTGCAAACTATGA
- a CDS encoding rhomboid family intramembrane serine protease, protein MKQDVRRIALAAVIPLFLIFILYLLKFLEVGMDWDFRRLGVYPMEQRGVFGIFAHPLVHGSFKHLLANTLPLFFLSWCLFYFYRHIASYIFFAIWIGCGALTFLIGKPGWHIGASGIIYGLAFFLFFSGILRKHVPLIAISLLVTFLYGGLIWNMFPFFAKETTSWEGHLSGAIAGTICAIAFMEYGPQRPDPFADEEETPDEESGEEGKEYEEEENTEVKTDCNKPEEDPAS, encoded by the coding sequence ATGAAGCAAGATGTACGCCGGATAGCCCTGGCAGCAGTTATACCGTTATTCCTCATTTTTATTCTTTACTTGCTAAAGTTCCTTGAAGTCGGTATGGACTGGGATTTCAGGAGGTTAGGTGTGTATCCCATGGAACAAAGAGGGGTATTCGGCATCTTTGCGCACCCGTTAGTACACGGCAGTTTCAAGCATCTGTTAGCAAACACTTTGCCGTTATTCTTTCTGTCGTGGTGTTTGTTCTACTTTTACCGGCACATTGCTTCCTATATATTCTTTGCCATCTGGATAGGTTGCGGTGCGCTCACCTTTCTTATAGGTAAACCGGGATGGCACATCGGAGCCAGCGGAATCATCTACGGCCTGGCCTTCTTCCTTTTTTTCAGCGGTATCCTGCGAAAGCATGTACCATTGATTGCCATCTCCTTATTAGTTACCTTTCTATATGGCGGGCTTATCTGGAATATGTTCCCATTCTTTGCCAAAGAAACCACTTCATGGGAAGGACACCTCAGCGGAGCGATAGCCGGCACTATCTGTGCCATAGCATTCATGGAATACGGACCTCAACGACCGGACCCGTTTGCAGATGAGGAAGAAACACCTGATGAAGAGTCCGGTGAAGAGGGGAAGGAATATGAGGAAGAAGAAAATACAGAAGTAAAAACAGACTGCAATAAACCGGAAGAAGACCCGGCATCATAG
- a CDS encoding glycogen debranching enzyme N-terminal domain-containing protein — protein MSYLRFDKTLMINLEESLPREILRTNKSGAYHCTTIVDCNTRKYHGLLVIPVPNLDDENHVLLSSLDETVIQHGAEFNLGLHKYQGDHFSPNGHKYIREFDCEHIPATTYRVGGVILRKEKIFVHHENRILIRYTLVDAHSATTLRFRPFLAFRSVREYTHENPQANRDYQLVENGVKTCMYPGYPELFMQLNKKNEFHYQPDWYRGIEYPKEQERGYDFNEDLYVPGYFEVDIKKGESIVFSAGISEISPRKLKQTFEAEVADRTPRDSFYHCLQNSAHQFHNKQGENHYVLAGYPWFKCRARDLFVSLPGLTLAVDEQDEFEDVMVTAEKAIREFISGEPSSYKIYEMEDPDVLLWAVWALQQYAKETSREQCRQKYGRLLEDIMDYIRSRKHDNLFLHENGLLYANGTEKAITWMNSTVNGRPVTPRTGYIVEVNSLWYNALRFIADLVREGGNVHLADELDAQAEVTGKSFVEVFRNECGYLFDYVDGFMMDWSVRPNMIFTVAFDYSPLDRAQKKQVLDIVTKELLTPKGLRTLSPKSGGYNPNYVGPQIQRDYAYHQGTAWPWLMGFYMEAYLRIYKMSGVSFVERYLIGFEDEMTSHCIGSLPELFDGNPPFRGRGAVSFAMNVAEILRILKLLSKYNL, from the coding sequence ATGAGTTATTTACGATTTGACAAGACTCTGATGATCAATCTGGAAGAATCTTTACCAAGGGAGATACTTCGGACAAATAAGTCAGGAGCCTATCATTGTACAACGATTGTAGATTGTAACACACGCAAATATCACGGACTGTTGGTGATTCCCGTCCCCAATCTTGACGATGAAAATCATGTGCTGCTATCTTCTTTAGATGAAACGGTAATTCAGCACGGTGCGGAGTTTAATCTGGGGCTGCATAAATATCAGGGAGACCACTTTAGTCCTAACGGGCATAAGTATATCCGTGAATTCGATTGCGAGCATATCCCGGCAACAACTTACCGTGTAGGAGGTGTTATCCTCCGTAAGGAAAAGATTTTTGTACATCATGAGAATAGGATTCTGATTCGCTATACCTTGGTAGATGCCCATTCGGCAACCACACTTCGTTTCCGCCCCTTTCTGGCCTTTCGCAGTGTACGCGAATATACGCACGAAAATCCGCAGGCGAACCGTGACTACCAATTGGTAGAAAATGGTGTGAAAACCTGTATGTATCCCGGCTATCCCGAACTTTTCATGCAACTGAACAAGAAGAATGAATTCCATTATCAGCCGGATTGGTATCGTGGCATCGAGTATCCTAAAGAACAGGAGCGGGGATATGACTTCAATGAAGACCTGTATGTTCCCGGTTATTTCGAAGTAGATATAAAGAAAGGAGAAAGTATCGTTTTCTCTGCCGGTATTTCCGAAATTTCTCCGCGTAAACTGAAACAGACCTTTGAGGCGGAAGTTGCTGACCGCACGCCGCGCGACAGTTTCTATCACTGTCTGCAAAACTCGGCACACCAGTTCCACAATAAACAGGGGGAGAACCACTATGTATTAGCGGGATATCCCTGGTTTAAGTGTCGTGCCCGTGACTTGTTTGTTTCTTTGCCCGGCTTAACGCTGGCAGTGGATGAACAAGATGAGTTTGAAGATGTTATGGTGACTGCCGAAAAAGCTATCCGGGAGTTTATCAGTGGAGAACCATCGAGTTATAAAATATATGAGATGGAAGATCCGGATGTATTGTTGTGGGCAGTATGGGCTTTACAGCAGTATGCTAAGGAGACCTCACGTGAACAATGCCGTCAGAAATATGGTCGTTTGCTGGAAGATATCATGGACTATATCCGTAGCCGTAAACATGATAATCTCTTCCTGCACGAAAATGGCTTACTGTATGCCAACGGGACGGAGAAGGCTATCACCTGGATGAATTCTACGGTGAATGGTCGTCCTGTAACCCCGCGTACGGGATACATTGTGGAAGTGAACTCTTTGTGGTATAACGCACTCCGTTTCATAGCCGATCTGGTTCGTGAAGGTGGCAATGTACATCTGGCGGACGAACTGGATGCGCAGGCGGAAGTAACCGGAAAGTCTTTTGTAGAGGTATTCCGTAATGAGTGTGGTTATCTGTTCGATTATGTGGATGGATTTATGATGGACTGGAGCGTCCGTCCCAATATGATATTTACCGTTGCCTTCGATTATTCTCCGCTGGATCGGGCACAGAAAAAGCAGGTGCTTGATATCGTGACGAAAGAGTTGCTTACTCCGAAAGGGTTGCGTACTCTCAGTCCGAAGAGTGGAGGATATAATCCGAACTATGTCGGTCCTCAGATTCAGAGAGATTATGCTTATCACCAGGGTACAGCTTGGCCGTGGCTTATGGGCTTCTATATGGAGGCGTACCTGCGTATTTACAAGATGAGCGGTGTATCATTCGTGGAGCGTTATCTGATTGGTTTTGAAGATGAGATGACGAGTCATTGTATCGGTTCGCTCCCCGAACTCTTCGATGGTAATCCACCGTTCAGAGGTCGCGGTGCAGTGTCTTTTGCCATGAATGTGGCCGAAATACTGCGCATCCTGAAATTGTTGTCTAAGTATAATTTATAA
- a CDS encoding glycosyltransferase family 4 protein, translated as MKVLMFGWEFPPHILGGLGTASYGLTKGMSQQEDMEITFCIPRPWGDEDQSFLRIIGMNSTPVVWRDVNWDYVQGRVGSYMNPQLYYDLRDHIYADFNYLNTNDLGCIEFSGRYPANLHEEINNYSIVAGVIARQQEFEIIHSHDWLTYPAGIHAKQVSGKPLVIHVHATDFDRSRGNVNPTVYAIEKNGMDNADHIMCVSELTRQTVINKYFQDPRKVSTVHNAVSPLPQEIQDIVPQKKPNEKVVTFLGRITMQKGPEYFVEAAAMVLHRTRNIRFVMAGSGDMMNQMIRLVAERGIADRFHFPGFMKGSQVYEMLKASDVYIMPSVSEPFGISPLEAMQCSVPTIISKQSGCAEILDKCIKTDYWDIHAMADAIYAICTYPDLYEYLRDEGKKEVDAIKWEDVGLKVRRIYEEVIKQYNR; from the coding sequence ATGAAAGTTTTAATGTTTGGATGGGAGTTCCCCCCGCATATCTTAGGTGGCTTGGGAACTGCCAGCTACGGTCTGACGAAGGGGATGTCCCAGCAGGAAGATATGGAAATTACTTTCTGTATTCCAAGGCCATGGGGCGATGAAGATCAGAGCTTCTTACGCATCATTGGCATGAATAGCACTCCGGTAGTGTGGCGTGATGTAAACTGGGATTATGTTCAGGGACGTGTAGGTTCTTATATGAACCCCCAACTCTATTATGATTTGCGCGATCATATTTATGCCGATTTTAATTATCTGAATACGAATGATCTCGGTTGCATCGAGTTTTCCGGTCGTTATCCGGCTAATTTACATGAAGAGATAAATAACTATTCCATTGTGGCCGGTGTGATAGCACGCCAGCAGGAGTTTGAGATCATCCACTCACACGACTGGCTGACCTATCCGGCAGGTATTCATGCCAAACAGGTATCCGGTAAACCGCTGGTAATCCATGTGCATGCCACCGACTTCGACCGTAGTCGTGGAAATGTGAATCCTACTGTGTATGCCATAGAAAAGAATGGTATGGATAATGCTGACCATATTATGTGTGTGAGTGAGTTGACTCGTCAGACGGTTATTAATAAATATTTCCAGGATCCCCGCAAGGTATCTACCGTGCACAATGCCGTTTCTCCGCTTCCACAAGAGATACAGGATATTGTACCGCAGAAGAAGCCGAATGAAAAAGTTGTGACTTTCTTAGGTCGCATAACCATGCAGAAGGGTCCGGAATATTTTGTGGAAGCTGCTGCTATGGTATTGCACCGTACGCGCAATATCCGCTTTGTGATGGCCGGTAGTGGTGATATGATGAATCAGATGATCCGTTTGGTGGCCGAACGGGGTATTGCCGACCGTTTCCATTTTCCAGGTTTCATGAAAGGAAGTCAGGTGTACGAAATGTTGAAAGCAAGTGATGTGTACATTATGCCGTCTGTTTCCGAACCCTTTGGCATTTCTCCTTTGGAAGCTATGCAATGTAGTGTACCGACTATTATTTCTAAGCAATCCGGCTGTGCCGAGATATTAGATAAGTGCATCAAGACTGACTACTGGGATATTCATGCTATGGCAGATGCAATTTATGCTATTTGCACTTATCCTGACCTTTACGAGTATTTGCGTGATGAAGGTAAGAAAGAAGTGGATGCTATTAAGTGGGAAGATGTGGGACTGAAAGTGCGCCGCATCTACGAAGAGGTTATTAAACAATATAATAGATAA